The sequence GTCAGAACCGAAGACCTTCCCACCTGTGAAGAAAGGTAAAATCTCATAGTGTTTAGCTCACTGAACTGACAGAAATGCCAGCCTTGCTATTTTTAAttccttattattttttcttttcttccaattattttttttgagatatagttgacatccagtgctgtataatcataaagtaTACCACGTAAATATTTAACTTGCACATGTTCACGTAAGTtaagtgaacatccatcatcctATGGATGCCCAGCTGTAATTTTTTGGTGTTTTGCATTACATGTGTCACTAGAATAGCTTCTCTAACTGCAGTTTAATATCAGATCATAATGTTGTATCACATTTTCACTCAGCAGAattccttttaattattttttttaattttaaaaaaatgttttgaccacattgcatgtgggatcttagtcccctgaccagggattgaacctgtacctgtgctccctgcattgggagtttggagtcttaaccactggaccaccagggaaattccagcAGGTTCCTTTCAATTTATTGTGTGACAGGGAGAAAAGTTAGTTCCATTATTAATCTAATGCCTGTTAATCACAAATATAAATTGATGCTTCTTGGCAAAACatgtgatatattttatttttatgtgattcacctttttaaataaaagaatataatgaaataCACATTATGTTGAGGTTCAGGAAAATTTTAAAGGTCCATTTTTTCTTAACTCTTCTTTTATACTTTAGCTAATATGttattttttgaagtgtttttttaaaaaagttgagaaaaacatataaattacTTTCCATAATGCCAAATTTAaaagtgtctttttctttctgtattatcAATGGACTTATTTTCACTTATCGACTCATACCTTTTCTGCATGTGTCTGTCTGTATCCAAATCCCCCTTTTTATAAGAATACCAGTTATACTGAATGAGGACCCTCCCTAACAACCGCATCTTAACTTGGTTAAACCTGCAGAGGTCTTACTTCTAACGCAAGGTCCAGGGTCAGGACTTCAGCATCTCTTTTTTAGgagacacaattcaatccatgcTCATATTTTTGCTGAAGGCTTGAGGAATGAGGACAACTCTTTCTCGGCCTGAAAGGGCCTGGGTGCACGTTTTCATTCTCAGAGGGAAAAGGACATCTGTCCAGGGCTGAATTCCCATCAGCCCCCCAATCCCTCAGCTCCCCACACCCGTtcctcccgcccccagcccgggTCCCACCCTGGAGGAGGCCAGCGCCTGGGCTCAGTCCTTTGACAAGCTCATGCTCACGCCCGCGGGCAGGAACGCCTTCCGGGAGTTTCTGCGGACCGAGTTCAGCGAGGAGAACATGCTCTTCTGGATGGCATGCGAGGAGCTGAAGAAAGAAGTGAATAAAGCCATGATTGAAGAGAAAGCGAGGGTCATATATGAAGACTACATTTCTATTCTCTCTCCTAAGGAGGTAGGTGCCCGCCAGAGGTTGAGGCCATGGGCAAAAAGGACCCCTTCAGTGTCTGGTCCCCTGGCCCGGTTACTGCTGCTCCAGAATATGgaacccccctgcccccactcatCATAGACTTGAGCAGTGGTCCCACCAATGGGTGCCAAGTACCCTCGAAAATCTGTGAAAGATCGTGAGCATTTTCCTGGGGAAAGTGTGTATAActttcatcagattctccagAAGGAGGTGTCTTTGTGTCTGGCTGTAAACACTGTtacagggggaaggagaggggggtgggacAAATCGAgggagtagcatggaaacatatgtaTATTACCGTTTgtaatagatagccagtgggaatttgctgtgtggcacagggagcgcaacccagtgctctgtgaccacctagagggatgggatggggagggaggtgggaggaggttcaagagggaagggacacaggtatacctgtggctgattcatgttgatgtttggcagaaaccaacacgataccataaggcaattatccttcaattaaaaataaataaatttaaaacaaaaagaaatgcaacaccCATAAGTATTGCCGAGaactcttgggagatgcagattCTCACTCACCTGCACCCAGATACACTGAGCCAGAAGCTCTGCAGGGGCCCCACTCGGTTTAACCAACCCACCAGGGGCTTCCAACGCCTCTGAAGTTTGGGACCCCTGTTCTGTGTTCAATTCCTCCTTTGGCAGCTTAGCACTGGGGACAACCTTGCTTGgttgggctttttaaaaagtcGAACAAGCTGTGGGAGTCGGGGGTGGATGTCCAGAGAGGACCATGTCTGATGAGCCTGGTGTTTCCCCCGCCTCCGCCAGGTCAGCCTGGACTCGCGCGTGCGGGAGGCCATCAACAGGAGCATGGCCGAGCCCTCCCAGAACATCTTTGACGATGCCCAGCTGCAGATCTACACGCTGATGCACAGGGACTCATACCCCCGCTTCATGAACTCCGCTCTCTACAAAGACCTGCTCCGCTCTTTATCCGAGAAAGCAGTGGAAGCCTAGGATATCAAAGatatttattatgaataaaataatccAAGAACTCGTGGGCTCCGTCTAGGACAGGGACTTTAGAGGCGGTAGTGTCTTCTGCTGGTCGTACTCGGGCTGTTTTAATAACAGATGCTTTCTTCTGCAGAAAACTGATACATTCATCAAGAAAACTGCAGCCACCTTTCCTGATCCTTTTGGAAAGACTGGGGTATGGCTCTGTAGAGAGGTTGTGTAGTTACATTTACAGTGACAGTAGTTTGTTCTCAAGTGACAAAGGATACACAAGACGCCACATTGCCTTCAAAGGGTACATCATGGGAACAAAAGGACCCAGATTCCCATGTTATAAAAATGTGACCTCTACTTGTAAAATTGGTATCCCACTGTATCTTAGGATACATCTATGTATTGCTAAATGCATATATGTGCATTTGTATCTTACATAGTTGATGTAAAGCACCGTGCTCTTAACTGGATCAGCATCAAAAGTTTGGTAAGAGTAGCAGTGTTTAGAAAATCCTTTTGTTGACAAgttacctttattttttattaccagAGCCTGCCAACCTAAAGAATGAATTTTCAACTTAGTGGCATTCATCAAAAACATTCAAATaagtatatttccttttttagtaCTGAAAGAAACATGGGCATTTTCaccctaaaaaaataaagcacaagaGTTTTatctcagccttttttttttttgcacatataACTATTTGGGAAATATAAGATTAAGTAAGTACAGACACACTCAAGATTCTcttttagttcccagaccaggatttCATTTTTAGATCCCACTGTTGTTTATCACAGGTGAACAGAATAAATTCATAGCTCACAGGTGAAAATACAGCCTTACAGATCTAAACCATCACTATAATGAGTGGGGAAGAAATGCATCCAGAACAAAATTTGCATGAAGCTCAGTCAGGAAAGAACCCggatgcaatgcaggagagccaggttcaagccctgggtcaggaagattccctggggaaggaaatggcaacccactccagtattcttcctgcctggagaatccgatggacagagaagcctgaggtcacaaagggtcggacacaactgagagactgaaccacACTTGTGCCTCAGCCTTCACAGGACGGCCTTCCTCTTGGTCACCCGCTCCCTGGCCCTTCAGTCTGAAGATTTCATTATACTCTTCAAGCCCCTGGTCTTCATTCTCAGCAAACACCTCTTCTCGTCCTTTACTGTGACCAAGGTGCCCCTCAGCCTCCATCTTCCTGATGACCTATACATCTGCGTGGACCAGCATCCATGCTCTCTCCTGAGCCCAGCTCCTGTGAAGGtgctccttcctcctttccaagACGTTAAACCCTCTCAtgtactttgttgttgttaaagtatagttggtttacagtgttgatTGATTTCTGCGgtacagcagtgattcagttgtacCTATGTATATTCTTTCTCACTATGGTTTATCCGGATGTGAgaagtggaccataaagaaggctgagcaccaaagaattgatgctttcaaactgtgctggagaagactcttgagagtcccttgggtagcaaggaggtcaaaccagtaaattctaaagaaaatcaaccctgaatattcattggaaacactgaggctatgctgaagctgaagcttcagtactttggccacctgatgtgaagagctgactcactggaaaagaccgatgctgggaaagattgagggcaggagaaggggacggcagaggatgagatggttggatggcatcactgactcagtggacatgagtttgagcaagctctgggagatggtgaaggacagggaagcctggcatacatggggtcacaaagagttggacaggacttagcgactgaacaacaaatggtttatcccaggatattgaagagttccctgtgctctacaatgGGATCTCATTGCTTATCCTTCCTATATAATGATAGTTTGGATCTTGATTCTGACTCCATCTCCTAGGGTCTCATGTTTTCCCTTAGACAAAGAGGATGTCTTCGGGATTGAGGCATCGATGCTGCCCTGCTGTCGCTTACACCTGAGTAAGGACGACAGATGTGTGGGGTGGATACAGCAATAGCCGTGAGTACTggtccagagaggagctgagCTCTGGAAGCCCTCTAGGTGACGGGGAGCTTGTGAAGATGACCCCAGAGCTCCCACCAGGCTCTGGTCCACCCCTTCTCACCTGGGAACCTGGTACTGGCTGACATCACCCGAGAATCCCCAGGGGAGCAAGCTCATGTCCAAGTGCTACCTGCCTGCTCTGAGCCCGCCCACCTGGCCCTCATGATCTGTGTGCCGCCCCCCACACTCTTCCCTGGGTTCACTTGAGCTCCCTTTCCATTTCTCCCAAaagtgtcagtcgtgtccgactctttgtgaccgcatggactgtagcccaccaggctctcctattcatggggctctccaggcaagaatactggagtgggttgccatgccctcctccaggggatcttgctgacccagggattgaatgcccatctcctgcattgcaagcagattctttaccatctgcatcaacagggaagcccaccatgAACAAATCCAATGTGTGAATCTGTAGGGCCATCTGTGTATATGAAACAATCCTGAGATAAATCAGCCTGCTATTCCCCTGGGACTTCAATGCTTCTCTGGAGCAAAAACACTTCTGTAATTAACTGGAAATCTTAGCAGTGTTCCCACAGGTTTTGATGTTGTATTATCTCACTTTTACTTAGAATCATGCATTTACTTTGAACTCAAGAATTCATCCGAaaccatttaaaatgaaaacacttctttttccagttgcttgtTATAGAAATCTATCTTAAACTAGCATAAACAGAAAGTAAATGGACTGGCTTCCATTAGCAGAAGTCCAGGGTAGTTGCAGTGTCTGCAGGGCAGGACCCTGACCTCCCTTCCCCATCCCAACTTCCCTCGGCTCATCACACACAGAGGGTCTCTGCACACATCGGGTACAAAGTACAGGGAGCCCGGGGGGCAGCTCCTCCTGGTGCAGCTTGTCCAGTGGAAGCACTTATCTATCATCCCACCTTTCATACAGTAACCCCACGGAGGAGCACAGGTGGGGTGGGACAGGACCCTGAGCGACAGACCCAGCAGGGTCACATGGGGATGAGGTATCCCCTAAATGAATCAGATGTTTGGGAACTAGTCCCAGAGAGACGAGATACAGCAATGCCCTCCCTTCCCAGGGCTTTCACAATTCTGCTTTTCTATCAGCTACACTTTCTAACAGCACTATTACAAAGGTAACTTGGATGCATACTGTCAGCCACATATAAGAATGGAAAAGCCCTTTTGTGTCAAAGCAGCTCAGTCTTCCAATTATGGAAACACCTGGGCTAATTTGCCCGGACTCTATGGCACATCGCATATGAAATGTTGTTTCTCTCTGCAGTTGGGgccattaaggaaaaaaaaaataattagttgTCTTTTTATAGCACTGGGGAGATGAATCAGAGCAAGTCATTGGAGGCAGTCATCTGTGCTTTCATCTTCCCTCCACCACTTAGATAAACAAGTACCAGAGTACACAGGTtgatttgaataaaatttttaattaataataaaccTGTTGCATCACTTTACAGAACCGAAGTATCAGAAGAGACCTCCCAAGGCTGGAGCTTGTTACTTCTTCCTGGAACCGAGTCCACAGCATTGCCGGCACTGGtcacctgccctcctcccccagatCCACAGTCGTGGGACAGCCTTCATGGCTCAGCTCCCCCAGTCGAGATATGACACAAACAGAAGCAAGAAAACTATTCCATGAGCCCCCACTGGGTGCACCCATTCTCCGAGGTGCTGAACATAGCAGTGAACAAGTTTCTCATAGAAACGCATGGGCTCCGCCTTCCCTAACAGCTACTCGTCACAGCTGTTGCACTGGACTGGTTTCACTTGTGTCATGCATCTTAGGAACTATGTTGGGGGTGAAGGGAGCCCCCACCACCAGTTTGACCTAGGAACTCATCAGGCAGTACCTCTGTCCTACTCATTGTGAAGTAGTGTCTTCAATGTTGGCACTTTGCTTATTTCTGAAACTTGGAGAAACACGTGGATTTTTACATCAGTGACTATTCACCTTACGTTTCCTGGTGGGACATTCTTGTTTCACTTTTTGGCTGTATcctacagcatatgggatcttaactttcttaccagggaccaaacctacatctcctgcagtggaaggtagaggcttaaccactggaccaccagggaagtccctcaattcTTCTTGAATGGCTAATTTTCTACAGCTaaatggggtggaggtggggggctgcagggggcaggaaagagTAACTGTTGATTTAAAACACCTTAAATCTCAccacttttgttgtttttgatacCTCAAATCCCCAAACTATACTTTGAACTGGAGGCAATCATTGTGGAAGTCTAGTGTTAATACTTTAAACATTGTTCCATCTGTGAGGCATGTAGATTTTGATGCACGTATGTTTGTGTGTTGAGAACTCTTGCCATGGCTTCCCAACACTTACATGAACGCTCATCACTCTCAGGAGAGCTGGAAAACCAAGGTGGTGATTTTCTGCCCTCTGGGGATGGTTCTTCATTAACTGTCACTACATCTaactttatgatccaactctcacatctgtacatgactactggaaaaaacatagctttgactctatgggaCTTTTgccagaaaagtgatgtctcagctttcaataatatgctgtttaggtttgtcatagctttcctgtgagagttggaccatgaagaaggctgagctccaaagaattgatgttttggaattgtgctggagaagactcttgagagtcccttgaacagcaaggagatcaaaccagtcaatctaaaggaaatcaaccctgaatattcattagaagaactgacattgaagctgcaatactttggccgcctaatacgaagagccaactcattggaaaagaccctgatgctgggaaagactgaaggcaggagaagggggtgacagaggatgaaatggttggattgcatcaccgactcaatggacataaatttgtgcaaactctgggagatggtgaaggacagggaagtctggcgtgttgcagtccatggggtcacaaggaattggacacaacttagcaactgagcaacatcTTGGTTCCTCCATGTTAACACAGTTGCTTTGTCCTAGAAATAGACATTATAAGATATTACCCTTGAGAACTGTTTACTTCCAGTTACTTTATAACTGGCTGACGTTTTCCAATCTAAGACTCCCTGTTTGGTTTCTCATATCACACTGAGTGCACACACAAGGATGTACGCATGTACTCTGCTCTGAACCAGCCTGAATCCCTCACCGGGGTCCAGGGAGGAGACTACAAACGTGCTCTGCACCGCTGCTCGATACTAGTCCCTTCATACCCACAGCCAGGCAACCATTAGTTAAAACTGCACTTTAAAAACACCTTAATAGTTGGGAAAGGAgaactttttaaacaaaaaataaagcaagtataGATATCcaaacaaaatgacaaaatgtGATACATGTTTAATAACAAGAAACTTTATTgaattacaaatttaaaaatggcTCACTTAGAAGTGGGACTATTTTATTCTCACACTCACTCTTTCAAAAATTCATGTTATTTTCCAAGTGATAAAAGGTTACTCTGTGACCTGACAAAGTGGAGGTGGGACGGCACCAGTGGCCAATTCTTACATGTGGGGTCTTCAGGTGGACTCCTGGAAGTTTTCTCTACTGCATCAAACTGACCTGCGGTGAGCAGTGGGGaaggggcggtgggggtgggggcgtgcaAGCTGGTGCTGAAGTCTTTCCATAGGGGTGGGAAAGTGGAGATGGAGCAGGATGAGATGTGGTCCTCGTAACTGGGGACTCAAGATATGCGACAGCCAGTGTGAGATCATTCTTCCTTATTCCCAACCAAGCAGATGGCACACACTTAACTGCAAGGTCCGTCCCATAAACATGGGCCATGTTACAGCCCACGCACTTGTCTGTCCCTCAGCCTTACTCCTGTGTAACAGAGGCAGCAAGTCAGTCAGGACAGAAATGTACCCTGTCAGTCTCCATATGGAAAGACCACAGCTTAATGATCTCTATAAGCCTTAAAGTCCTCAGTCAGGACAGATTTCCAAATCAAAGTCAAGTCAGGAACTGTTCACAGGAACCACACTATTCTAAAATGCTAACATCTTCCTCCCAGTGTGTCTtcctacaaaaggaaaaatggtccAAACTTTCCACTCTTTGCCTGTCTGGGATTTATGAAAAGCATACCAAATTACAAGGGTGTTCTGAAAAACTAAAATACACTACAAAGTCAAACAGGTAAATAAACAACAAACCAAACTGATTTCAACAAAGTCAAGTCATATTTCCAAAAGCCAAAATCTATTAAGAACAAGTAATACACATGTACAAGAAATTACAAGAAATGAGGATCACAGTTAGttacaaatgcaaaataatatcTAATTATCCCAGACTTGTGAACAgaataattaaaatcaatttCATATGCTAGTTCAAATATTATATACAATTTAGATAAGCTGGTCAAGTATTACTTGAATACACACCATGTCTGATAAACTTATAATTACACTGCCTCTTATCCTCTTTTAATATTTGTAGGTACATGccaatataggaaaaaaaaatgtaatttccaCTTGTGTGTTTACTGAGAAGAGTAACATTCTACTGTGTATGTTTCATATTGTAAAAAagttgttatattttcttttaagaagaaaaaaaaaaggtaaaaattaacTGCCAAAAGTTTAATATCaacttataaaactgaaaaaaaaaagttttgaaacagATACCATTATGTGGTCTCCCTACTGACCTGAAACTACAGAAGGCGTTTAAGAAAGGGACACTATGTCAAAACCAGAGACTAACCCAAGGGAGGcaagttactttaaaaatctgatttgcAGGAAAACTAGCTAGTTGACCTAGTCTTAAAGCTAATTACAAAATCCATCTTCTTAATGGTCCAGATGTTGTGCCAATGCTTCCAACTCAACAGAACTgtcaaaaaagaggaaatattttgtgAGACCTTTAAATACAGACAATGGGGTGTATCTCCTTGCCCTGTTCAACATAGCATACAACATGACACTGCTAAAGAAAGaagcatttttgaaaaatatgctgTATTTTCCAGACATGAACAATCACCTATATTGTGTTTGACTCTTCCAACTTAGGACTGCTAAGCATACATAAAGAAATAgtatcaaatattttcttattaagcACTTCTCTCCATAATtcttaggttaaaaaaattaattccaaatTTGAACTTCCAGAGTAAGCCACCATAGGCATCAGCTTTCTACATTACACTGAATTTTCTTAAATCCAACAGGAACTATGTCAGCACTTTGCAGAAAACTGCCTGTATTCAATACAAACTGTTATATACccagtcttcctcctcctcatgaTGCTAAACAAATCCAGGAGAGTGCTGGAAAAACCAGGTTTGCCCAACAGGATTGAATAGCATGAACATCCCTCCTGTAGACCagttaaagaacctgccagctCTGGACAGGAGACACTGCTTCAAGCCATGAAGACACTGTCAGCACCATACCTCCAGGCCCAAGAACAGAATCTCTGTGTGTAACAAAATGGGCACTGGCCTCACACCTGGAACACTGCTAGAGCCCTCCTCCCACTGTCTTTTTTGTTCACTTCTGATCTCAGGAAATGCTTTAACCTCTGTGATTGTTTCAAAGTAAGGAAAAGTCTAAGGtaagaataatttgaaaagaagctTGTagaattttcacacacacacacacacaactaatcATAAATCGAAAGCATTTTGGGAGCATTAACAATGACCAAAGGCagttttaaatttatcatttctACTACTCAGCATGACCTGTAATATGggtcttatttatatttatctgtGAGGATATTACAGTTCAGCAACAGTAAGGGGCAAAGGAGCCCAAAGCATGTCTGGCTCCAAAGCCCACCTTCCTCCCATGGGAGCCCCCAGTCACAcgctcctagtgtccccacttcTGTTTTAGGTGTGATGTTTCTGTGACTCACAGAAATCACTGAAGAATGAATCATTCATGTAACATAATTTGCCTGTGTGGGGCTAATTTAGGAGAACACAGGCAACACAAAAAAAGGCTTTGTGAGCCTACCAGATCATGGCGGTACTCATCTGGATTTCCTAGAATAAACACTAAAACCAGTGGGCTGGATTTCAACGATGTACAAtagtttttccagaaaaaaagttTACGCAGACAATCATGCACACGTGCAGGTGTTCTGGAAGAAGCAGCATGGGAGCACCTGGGTGGACACAGGAGCTGCACCTCTAAGATCCAGCCTTGTGACTGCTGCGCCAAGACCCGGCGGGGGGCGGCGTGCGAAGTCACCGCTCTAGTTCTAGCAGGGCACCAGTGTGACCCACGGCAGACGCCAGCCTCGGCCTCCCCAGTGTGGGGCAGTGTGGGCATGGGACACAGCACAGCCCCCAGAGAAGGGCCGGGGGAACCACCCCAGGGAGAAGCCACCCCACAGAGCCGGGGGAACGGGAAACCCGCGGGGCGCCCCACCTTCCACCGGTTTCCACACTCGTTGCAGACGACAAACGTTGTCATGGGTTCATCAGCACTCCGCGTTTGTACCTATGGCAAAGTTGGGTGAAAAACACTGCTTTTCACAATACTACAGAAAATCCAACCTCAACCAGAATATCCTACATGAACTACAATGGTAGCACAATAAAATGTGTAACAGTCCAAAACAAGCTATTAATAAATTAGCGAAATAATAAGGAAAGAACACACATTTCCAAACAAAAGTCCTTGTCTTCTCATCTTTATCCCAGATAAGTGGGAAAATCATCTAAACTCACACATTATACTACTGATAAATGgctaacaaatatgaaaaattttcATCATAACTAAGAAGCACAGAAATGCTAATTAAAAGAACTCTCAATTTTCTTACAAATTcgcaaaaacataaaaattacaaatactTCATTCTGACAAAAACTGCCAAAACCTTTCTCAAAGTCAGACAGCAACAAGAGCCTTAAATACCCATCCGCTGTGACTGAGGAACTTGACATCTGCTCTAATATAAGACCGTAACTAGAAACACAAAGTTCTCTTGATATGTTTTGAGAGAGATCTCAAGTATAAGGATACATTCTTAATACTAACAAATCCAGCTAACTGAAAGTAAGTTGGTATTTGTCTTGTAACAGGAGCTGTAAGCCTCTAGTCTGAGTGAGCCTATAATAGCCACACACCTGTGTGTAGGTGCAGTTCTTCTTCTTACACTTGCCGCACGTGAACAAGTCCGTCTGGGTCCCACCCGTCTTGGCCATCTGATGCTCTCTGATGGCTTCTTTGGTCAAGTTTTTCCGCATCTCTTTGAGCTCATCACTAGCCATCTCCTGTCACAAGGACAGCAATACCACCCAGTTATAGGCACCTTCTATACACATGCATAAATGCTCCAAGAGTTTAACAGTAATAGGATTAAAATCaacttttaaagttttgaaaGTGAAACATCATATTCTTCCTCAAAGGACTCATCAGTTTGCTTAATCTTACATTTCCCCAAACACTCTGAAGTCTATATGTGAAAACAGCATTTAATGCAATCCTATGGTGATGAGGGTATCCAGACCACGGTCTCTACTACTGCACCCACCTCCTCTGCCGGAAAAGGAACCAGGGCCCTCAGAGGAACGTCTGGTTCCAGTTTTGAGTCAAGAAATGCACAAGACAGGCAGGGTATCTCCTTATGCCAGGAAGCGGGGGAGCTGCCTGACCACTGTGAGCACATCACTGGACAGAGGGGCTACGTGACAGAGCTCCACTGACCAGACAGAGGATGATTTCTTCAGCCATCATGATAAATCATTGAAAAGACCAACCCCACTGGATAAATAAAGTCACAAGTCTGTGACGACACTTAAAAAAGTAgagaacacacacatgcaaaaatgGCAACAAAAGCCCCCATTGGCGGTTAGTGGGGTGCCAACCACTCCTTCTGACAACTGTTAACCAAAGGGAAGAATTACACACTCACCTGCCTTTCCTATCCTAACCAACAGCCTTAAACTCAGGGCAAGTGCTCCTTTATCAAAGAAATCTAGCTAAGAAAGGTGAAAGGACTTTCAGAATTCTAGAAATCTCTGTTTTGCAACTCCTAATGGCAACACCAGTTCAGGCAAGGATCATCAGAGGGTGAACACGCAGATGAAAGGCCAGTGGAGAACCTCACAGAGAAGTGATGAGACTGTCCGTACAAATCCCTGATAAATTTCCACATCCGAAGAGGAGAACAAGATTCGTGTCTCCTGAGGTGATGCAGTATGAAGTAAGAAGGACCACTGATGAAGCATTTGTGCAGGGAAAGTTAACCTATACGTAATCTAAGCCTACAAAACTAGCTTCCAGTTCACAGAAAAGAATGGAGACAGAAAAGTTAGCATAATGAGGAAGAAACGGGCAATTCAGTGTGAGATACACAAGAGATAACCCAGTTTCTTCAATAGGTCAATGTCATGGAAGAAAAGGGGGCTGGAAAAGGAGACTTAACTATGTTCATACAGTCTTAAGAGACCAAGCTTAAGATGATATCTAGACTTCGGATCCTGATACAAAGTAAATGCGCAACCAGGAACATACAATGACTATAAACCAGATATTGGATACACCAAGGAATCATCATCATTAGACTTGCTGGATGCAGTGATGACAGTGTAGTTACATAAGAAGAATGTCAGATTTTTAGAGATTTCTCTCAAGGATAGAGAGGTGGAAAGATATAATGTCTGGAATTTG is a genomic window of Cervus elaphus chromosome 21, mCerEla1.1, whole genome shotgun sequence containing:
- the RGS20 gene encoding regulator of G-protein signaling 20 isoform X2 — protein: MRFALSKHRMGQESPQTGPDSKTAGSFGRTLWVSLPMGSEWMEMRKRPVCAAQEPAACAPGQPGVENQGSNACCFCWCCCCSCSCLTVRNQEEQRLRRTSYEVRTEDLPTCEESPGPTLEEASAWAQSFDKLMLTPAGRNAFREFLRTEFSEENMLFWMACEELKKEVNKAMIEEKARVIYEDYISILSPKEVSLDSRVREAINRSMAEPSQNIFDDAQLQIYTLMHRDSYPRFMNSALYKDLLRSLSEKAVEA
- the RGS20 gene encoding regulator of G-protein signaling 20 isoform X3; the encoded protein is MRIADGGELALATPPARPVDGGTPMGSEWMEMRKRPVCAAQEPAACAPGQPGVENQGSNACCFCWCCCCSCSCLTVRNQEEQRLRRTSYEVRTEDLPTCEESPGPTLEEASAWAQSFDKLMLTPAGRNAFREFLRTEFSEENMLFWMACEELKKEVNKAMIEEKARVIYEDYISILSPKEVSLDSRVREAINRSMAEPSQNIFDDAQLQIYTLMHRDSYPRFMNSALYKDLLRSLSEKAVEA
- the RGS20 gene encoding regulator of G-protein signaling 20 isoform X4; its protein translation is MVSALPEPTAPMGSEWMEMRKRPVCAAQEPAACAPGQPGVENQGSNACCFCWCCCCSCSCLTVRNQEEQRLRRTSYEVRTEDLPTCEESPGPTLEEASAWAQSFDKLMLTPAGRNAFREFLRTEFSEENMLFWMACEELKKEVNKAMIEEKARVIYEDYISILSPKEVSLDSRVREAINRSMAEPSQNIFDDAQLQIYTLMHRDSYPRFMNSALYKDLLRSLSEKAVEA
- the RGS20 gene encoding regulator of G-protein signaling 20 isoform X5, producing MGSEWMEMRKRPVCAAQEPAACAPGQPGVENQGSNACCFCWCCCCSCSCLTVRNQEEQRLRRTSYEVRTEDLPTCEESPGPTLEEASAWAQSFDKLMLTPAGRNAFREFLRTEFSEENMLFWMACEELKKEVNKAMIEEKARVIYEDYISILSPKEVSLDSRVREAINRSMAEPSQNIFDDAQLQIYTLMHRDSYPRFMNSALYKDLLRSLSEKAVEA